One segment of Erigeron canadensis isolate Cc75 chromosome 2, C_canadensis_v1, whole genome shotgun sequence DNA contains the following:
- the LOC122587671 gene encoding protein FAR1-RELATED SEQUENCE 5-like, with the protein MFDKHPFAIITDQDKAIVNAIKKEFPNTRHRYCSWHINKHELEHLPSLKARYPGIEEFYREWVKNDTVEEFETRWKVMSCQYKFESRSWIMDMYTQRHHWAEVFLKDCFFAGMTTSGRSDSIHSFFDGYVTSNTMLNEFVVQYDNAVKSRRKAEEDEDFRTINSRPVLSSLNPIEAKAGTRYTSNIFEDFQKEWIQATNNLTHETLTKNVEEIIYKVGQLDIEKRWTLDTRYKEDSCSIRMEDIDGESAVSALTLWRMMHCYKKREGWHANELGAVFKDHTLWRFSSF; encoded by the exons ATGTTTGACAAGCATCCGTTTGCAATAATTACGGATCAAGATAAAGCTATTGTGAATGCCATCAAAAAAGAATTTCCAAACACTCGACATCGTTATTGTTCATGGCACATCAACAAACATGAGCTTGAACATCTTCCATCCCTTAAAGCCCGTTATCCCGGTATTGAAGAATTTTATAGAGAATGGGTAAAGAATGACACTGTTGAAGAGTTTGAAACTAGGTGGAAAGTTATGAGTTGTCAATATAAGTTTGAAAGTAGAAGTTGGATAATGGATATGTATACACAACGTCATCATTGGGCCGAAGTCTTTTTAAAAGATTGTTTTTTTGCTGGTATGACAACTAGTGGGAGAAGCGACAGTATTCATTCTTTTTTTGATGGATATGTTACTTCAAATACCATGTTGAATGAGTTTGTAGTCCAGTATGACAACGCTGTTAAGAGTCGAAGAAAGgccgaagaagatgaagatttcaGGACCATAAACTCTAGGCCAGTTCTGTCATCTCTAAATCCAATAGAAGCAAAAGCAGGCACACGCTATACTAGTAATATATTTGaagattttcaaaaagaatGGATACAAGCGACTAACAATTTAACTCATGAAACTTTGACTAAAAATGTTGAAGAGATCATATATAAGGTTGGCCAACTGGATATTGAGAAAAG GTGGACACTTGATACCAGGTACAAGGAGGATAGTTGTAGCATCAGAATGGAAGATATAGATGGGGAAAGTGCAGTTAGCGCCTTAACGTTATG GCGGATGATGCATTGCTACAAAAAAAGGGAAGGATGGCATGCTAATGAGCTTGGAGCAGTTTTTAAAGATCACACTTTATGGCGCTTCAGTAGTTTTTAA
- the LOC122587672 gene encoding protein FAR1-RELATED SEQUENCE 5-like — translation MDKSMDLGITVVEDEPCKTLLINDINANGYLVGSDFESEVRDDVDDNGVMGMVFDSPEDAYAFYNQYALLHGFGIRIYDSYKNRVTNEMYRRIYVCNKEGFKKTKGETSKGNFKSRRDTRTGCDTKFRISKRKDGKWFVDIFSDEHNHELTMSSNKVMQHRSHGKLHRTLACKTLMTELSQSGLRPCNIRRVINTMKSPHENEVTSKQCIDVLAESRKQYIGKEFYGVIKFFQEKSAKDPNLHFIVDLCEDGSPRNLFSFDGRSRDSYINFRDVVVFDVTYMTNRFKLPFAPFIGVNHHGQSIIFGGALLENEKQETFEWLF, via the coding sequence ATGGATAAATCAATGGATTTGGGAATTACTGTTGTAGAGGATGAACCTTGCAAAACACTTTTAATAAATGATATTAATGCAAATGGGTATTTAGTTGGTTCTGACTTTGAAAGTGAAGTAAGGGATGATGTCGATGATAATGGTGTAATGGGAATGGTTTTTGATTCACCTGAAGATGCATATGCATTCTATAATCAGTATGCCCTGTTACATGGATTTGGTATACGCATTTATGATTCTTATAAAAATAGGGTTACAAACGAGATGTATCGAAGGATTTATGTGTGCAACAAAGAAGGCTTTAAAAAGACAAAAGGTGAAACTTCTAAAGGGAATTTTAAGTCTCGTAGGGATACAAGAACCGGTTGTGATACAAAATTTCGGATATCAAAGCGCAAAGATGGAAAATGGTTTGTAGATATTTTTAGTGATGAACACAATCACGAACTCACCATGTCCTCGAACAAAGTAATGCAACACCGCTCTCATGGGAAGCTTCATCGCACCTTGGCTTGTAAAACTCTTATGACAGAACTTAGCCAATCTGGATTGAGACCTTGCAATATCAGAAGGGTCATAAATACCATGAAAAGTCCACATGAAAATGAGGTTACTTCAAAACAGTGTATTGATGTCTTAGCCGAGAGTCGAAAACAATACATAGGTAAGGAGTTTTATGGGGTTATAaaattttttcaagaaaaaagtGCAAAAGATCCGAATCTACATTTTATTGTTGACTTATGTGAGGACGGGTCTCCTAGAAATCTTTTCTCGTTTGATGGAAGGTCTAGggattcatatataaactttcgaGATGTTGTCGTGTTTGATGTGACATACATGACTAACAGATTTAAGTTGCCGTTTGCTCCATTTATCGGAGTGAATCATCATGGTCAATCTATTATTTTTGGCGGTGCATTATTGGagaatgaaaaacaagaaactTTTGAATGGTTATTTTAG